From the genome of Sphingopyxis sp. DBS4:
TCGGCGGCTATGCCTATGCCCATTGGCTCACCCGTTTCGAGGTGCGCCGCCAGGCGACGATCCATGTCGCGCTGTTCCTCGTCGCGGCGCTGTGGCTGCCGATCGGCATCGCGAACATCGCGCCGCCCGCGCCGGGGCAGGAAGCGCTGTGGGTGCCGCTGCTGCTGCTCGCGTCGATCGGCCCGGTCTTCTTCGTCGTGTCGGCGCAGGCGCCGTTGATGCAACGCTGGTTCGCGGCCGATGCGCGCGCCGGCGATCCCTATTATCTTTATGCCGCCTCGAACCTCGGCAGCTTCGCCGGGCTGATCAGCTATCCCGCGCTGGTCGAGCCGGCGATGCCGCTAGCGGCGCAAAGCTGGGGGTGGAGCGCGGGTTACGGTGTGCTCGTCCTGCTCGTCGCGGCGAGCGCGGCGGCGCGCTGGCACGCCCATGCCGTGCAAGCGGATGTTGCCGATGGCTCCGAGCCGCCGCCCTCGCTGCGCCGCCGGTTGCACTGGCTGCTGCTCGCGGCGGTGCCGTCGGGGCTGATGCTGTCGACGACGACGCACCTCACCACCGACATCGTCGCGATGCCGCTGCTCTGGGTGCTGCCGCTCGGCCTCTATCTCCTTAGCTTCGTCATCGCTTTCTCGACCGCCGAGCGATTGACCCAGATTTTCACGACCATCGCCCCGGCCGTGCTGCTGGCGATCGGCGGGCTGGCGCTGCTCAGCACCGGCGGCGGGACGATGCTCGTCGCGCTCGCGGCGCTCGCGATGCTGTTCATCGTGGCGGTCGCGCTCCACGGTTATCTCTATCATCTGCGGCCCGCGGCGGAGCATCTGACGCTCTTTTACCTCATCATGTCGGCGGGCGGGGTGCTCGGCGGATTGTTCGCCGCGCTGATCGCCCCGCTGATCTTCGACTGGGTCTACGAGCATCCGCTGCTCGTCCTTGCCGCCGCGATGCTGTTGCCGCTCCCGGCGCTGTTCCCGTGGGACGCATGGCCGAAACTGTCGCCGGGCCGGGCGCGCGCTATCGCCGCGCTGCTGGTCGCCTTCGCGATCTTCGCCTGCTGGAAGATGACGGGCGAATGGGCGGGCCGCTTCGAGGGAGCCGTGGCGGTCTGGGGCGCCGCCATCTTCGCCGCCGGCCTCCTCGTCATCGGCTGGCGCTGGGCCTTCGTTTCGATTCTCGCGCTGCTGATGATCGGCGTCGGGGGATGGAGCACGCTTCAGGAAAGCGTGACCGGAATGCGCGTGCGCAGCTATTTCGGCGTCTATACGGTGACCGACGATCCGTATCGCCACCAGCGCCGCCTTGCGCACGGGACGACGCTGCACGGGCTCCAGCGCACCGATGCGCCGCATCAGTTCGAGCCGACCACCTATTACGGCCACCAGTCGGGGGTCGGGCTGACGCTCGACAAGGCCGAAGCGCTCGCCGGGCCGCGCGCTGCGGTCGGGCTCGTCGGGCTCGGCGCCGGAACCCTGTCCTGCTACCGCCGCCCGGGGCAGCGCTGGACGATCTTCGAGATCGACCCGGCGATGGCGCGAATCGCGCGCGACCCGTCGAAATTCACCTTCATCAGCCGCTGCGCCCCCGATGTGCCGATCGTGATCGGCGACGCGCGGCTGCGGATCGCACAGCAGCCCGCGGCGCAGTTCGACATATTGATCATCGACGCCTTTTCGTCGGATGCCATTCCGCTGCACCTGCTGACGGCCGAAGCGATCGGCATCTATGCGCGCGCGCTGAAACCGGACGGCATCTTGCTGATTCATATCTCGAATCGCTTCTTCGACCTCGAACCCGTGCTGGCGGCGGAGGCGAAGGCGCGCGGCTGGTCGGCGGCGATCCGCATCGACCCGTCGCCCGACGAAGGCGCGGCCGACGAGGATTTCAGCAACCTGACCGGATCGAACTGGGTGGCGCTGACCGCGACACCGCAGCGCCTCGGCCAGTTGACGGACGGTCTCGAGCCGCGCACGGAGGCGGCGAAGGACGGTATATGGGTGCCGCTCGAATCGCGGCCGCATTTCGAACGCTGGACCGACGATTATGCGTCGACCCTGCCGGTCCTGTTTTGGGGCCATCTGATCGGACAACGCGAATGACCTATACCGACGTCAGCATCATCACCGTCAACGGCAAGACGCCGCAGATCGACCCCAGCGCCTTCATCGCGCCGGGGTGCCGGATCATCGGCGACGTGACGATCGGCCCCGATGTCAGCATCTGGTACAATTGCGTGCTGCGCGCCGACGTCAGCCGCATCGTCGTCGGCGCGCGGTCGAACATCCAGGACGGGAGCGTCGTCCATTGCGACGGCCCGATGCCGCACCGGCCCGACGGTTTTCCGACGATCATCGGCGAGGATGTGCTGATCGGCCATATGGCGATGGTGCACGGCTGCACGCTTGCCGACCGCGCTTTCGTGGGGTTGAAGGCGACGGTGATGAACGGCTGCCGCATCGGCAGCGACGCGATGCTCGCCGCGGGCGCGCTGCTCACCGAGAACAAGGACATTCCCGCGCGCGAACTGTGGGCGGGCGCTCCCGCACGGCGCGTGCGCGACATCGACGACGCGCAAGCCGCGGGAATGCAGGTCGGCGTACAGCATTATGTGCTGAACGGCCGCATGCACAAGGCGGCGGTGGAGGGTTAAGTCTTCTCCCCTCCCGCAAGCGGGAGGGGAAGTCAGCTTTCTTCGGGCACCGCCAGCCCGTTCTTCAGCATCACCGGAACCTGCGTCAGCGTGAAGAGGAAGGAGAGGGCGGTGACGCCCCAGACCTTGATCGTCAGCCACGCATCGAAGCTCATCTGCTTCGCCTGGATCAGTTCGTACATGACATGGTTGGCGACGCCGAGCGCGGCGAAGAACAGCCCCCAGTTGCGCGACAGCAGCAGCCAGCCCCTTTCGGTCACGCCTTCGAGCGCCGATTGCAGCAGATATTTGAGCATCGGCTTGCCCAGCGCCCAGCCGCCGAGCAGCAGCGCCGCAAAGGCGGCATAGATGATCGTCGGCTTCATCACGATGAAGCGCTCGTCGTGGAACCAGATGGTCAGCGCACCGAAACCGAGGACGAGGATGCTCGATACCCATAGCATCGGCGAAATCCGGCCGAGCTTCCATTTCGATACGATCATCGCGGCGACGATCGCGACCATGAAGGCGATGGTGCCCTTGATCGCGCCGGTCGTCGCGGCAAAGGCGCCGCTGCCGCCAGAGGTGAATTTATAAGTCACGAAAAAGACGAGCAGCGGCCCGAAATCGATCGCGAAATTCAGCCAGCCATGCTTGGCGGGCGGCGGCGCAGGTACGGCTTCGGGGCCGCCGGGAAGCTGTTCAAGTTGGTCGCTCATCGGATGTTTCCGGCAATGATGCCCGCGATCTCGTCGGCGTCGAAGGGGCGGAGGTCGTCGATCGTCTCGCCGATGCCGATCGCGTGGATGGGAAGGCCGTGGCGTTCGGCCGCGGCGACAAGGACGCCGCCGCGCGCGGTGCCGTCGAGCTTGGTCATGACGAGGCCGGTGACCCCGGCGACTTCGCGGAACACGTCGATCTGCGACAGCGCATTCTGCCCCGTCGTCGCGTCGAGCACCAGCACGACATCGTGCGGCGCGGCGGGATTGAGGCGGCCGAGAACGCGTTTGATCTTCGCGAGCTCGTCCATCAGCTCGCGCTTGTTCTGGAGGCGCCCGGCGGTGTCGACGATCAGCACGTCGATGCCGGTCGCGGTCGCCTGTTTGACCGCGTCGAACACGATGCCGGCCGAATCGCCGCCCTCGGGACCGGCCATGATCGGGATGCCGAGCCGTTCGGCCCAGACCTTCAATTGCCCGATCGCGGCGGCGCGGAAAGTGTCGCCCGCGACGAGCATCACGCCATAATCCTGTTCCTGGAACAGGTGCGCGAGCTTGGCGATCGTCGTGGTCTTGCCCGACCCGTTGACCCCGATCACGAGGATCACCTGCGGGCGCGGAAAGGCGTCGATGTCGAGCGGTTCGGCGACCGGGCGCAGCACCGCTGCGATTTCCTCGGCGACGATGCCGCGCAATTCCTCGGTCCCGTTCGCGGCGACGTCGCGGCGCTCGGCGAGCCGGTCGCGGATGCGTGCGGCCATGACCGGGCCCAGGTCGGCGGTGATCAGCGCCTCCTCGATGCGGTCGAGATCCTCGTCGTCGAGCCGCGACTTGCCGGTGAGCCCCGACAGATTTTCGCCGAGCCGCTCCGACGTGCGCTTGAGGCCGCCGAGCAGCCGGTCGCTCCAGCTCTGTCCGGTCATGCGTCCAGCCTTTCGGCGATCATCCGGTCGCCGTCCCGCGCGGTCAAGCGGACCCGGGCGATGGTACCGGGTTCGGCGGGTGCGGTCAGCGTCAGCGGCGCGAAATTCTCCGCATGGCCGGTCAACCCGTCGCGCTCGACGAGCATCGTTGCGGTGCGGCCCGCCTGCGCGTCCAGCCACGCATGGCGCCGCCGCATATTGGCCTCGCGCAGCAGCGCGGCGCGCGTCCGCGCGACGGCGCGGCCGACCTGCGGCATTCGCGCGGCGGGGGTTCCGGCGCGCGGGCTGTAGGGAAAGATATGGCCGAAGACGATGTCGCAATCGTCGATCAGGGCCATTGTATGGGCAAACATCTGGTCATCCTCGGTCGGAAATCCGGCGATCAGGTCGGCGCCGATGGCGATGTCGGCGCGCGCGGTCTTGAGCCGTTCGGTCAGGCGGACGGCGTCGGCGCGGCGGTGGCGGCGCTTCATGCGGGTCAGGATCATGTCGTCGCCCGCCTGAAGCGACAGATGGACGTGCGGCATCACGCGCTTTTCCTCTGTCAGCAGCGCGAACAGGGCGTCGTCGATGCGGTTCGGGTCGAGCGACGAAAGACGCAGGCGCTCGATCGGCAGCCCAAGCAGCGCCTCGATCAGCGCGGCGAGCGTTGTCCCGCTGTCGTCGCCATAGCTCGCAAGGTCGACCCCGGTCAGGATGATCTCGCGCTGGCCGCGATCCCATGCGATCCGCGCCGCGTCGAGCACGGCGTTGACCGTCGCCGAACGCGCCGTGCCGCGCGCCATCACCGTCGCGCAAAAGGTGCAGCTATGCGCGCAGCCGGTCTGGACGCCGAGGAAGGCGCGCGCGTGATCCGGGCCGGACAGGGCGGGGGAATAATATGCCGTGTCCCCGCGAAGGCGGGGACCCATCTCCGGTGGGTTCGAAATGACACCGGCGGAAGATGGACCCCCGCCTTCGCGGGGGAACGGTGTGGGGTTTTGACTATAACTCTCCGCCAACCCCTTCGCATCGTTTGCCACCACCCGCGCGCCCATTGCCGCGAAGCGTTCGGCCTCCAGCTCCGCCGCGCAGCCGGTCACCACGACGTCAGCCTGGGGCCGCTCGCGCAGCGCGCGGCGTACCGCTTGACGCGCTTGCCGCACGGCCTCGTCGGTCACGGCACAGCTATTGAAGACGATCGTGTCGCGCGCGCCTGCCTCGCGCGCGGCGGCGCGGATCGCCTCGGCCTCGGCGATGTTGAGGCGGCAGCCGAAATTGACGACCTCCTGCCGGTCGGCGGCAAGGAGGCTCATCCGAAGCGCGCCCAGTCGGTCTCGCCGTCGAAGACGCGCGTCGCGGCGCCGCTCATCACGATCGGCTCGCCCGGCGCCCAGCGAATGATCAGGTCGCCGCCGGGCAGCGACACGGTGACCGGCGATGCGACGAGCCCGGCGCGGATCGCCGCGACGGCGGTCGCGCAGGCCCCGGTGCCGCACGCCTGCGTCAGCCCGACGCCGCGTTCCCAGACGCGAAGCTGCAGCTGGTTCTCGCCATCGAGGCTCGCGACATTGACGTTGACGCGTTCGGGAAACAGCGGGTCGGTCTCGATCCGCGGGCCGAGTTCGGCGAGCGGCACCGCGTCGGCCTCGGGCACGAAGAAGATGATGTGCGGATTGCCGACATTCACCGCGGCGCCACGCTCCAGCTCGTCCCACGCGACCGGCATGTCGCGCGTGTCCATCGGCATCGCGAGCGGAATCGCCTCCCAGTCGAAGACGGGTTCGCCCAAGGTCACTTCGGCGCCACCGTCGGCGGGGGTGACGCGCAGCATTCCGCCCAGCGTCTCGATCACTGCGGGCCGTGCCAGCAGCGTCGCGACGCAGCGGGTCGCGTTGCCGCACGCCTCGACCTCACCACCGTCGGCGTTGAAGATACGCATCCTCACATCGGCCTTTTCGGACGGTTCGAGCAGGATGAGCTGGTCGCAGCCGATGCCGTGCCGCCGATCGGCGATCGCATGCGCGCGCGCCGGGGTCATCGCGACCGCCTTCTCGCGCGCGTCGATGACGACGAAGTCGTTGCCCAGTCCATGCATCTTGGTGAAGCGGTCCGCCATGGGCCGCATTTAGGGATGCAGTGCAGGGAAGTCTAGCGAGGCGTCGGCACCGCGTTGTGCGAGAGCGACGCGCTATATTGTTTCACGCGAAGCCGCGAAGACGCGAAGGATGTCGCGTCATGGCATCTGCGTAGACTGCCAATCGCGCGAAGCGCCTTTCAAGGTCGCCTGCGGCGACAGGAGAAGCATGAGATTCATCCGCGATCTTCTTCGCGTCTTCGCGTCTTCGCGTGAAACTCCCTGGTGCGGCATCTTTTCGACGAGCGGCCTGCTGCGTCCGAGATCACGCCCTCTTGCGCAATTCTGCTTCCTCGCTCGCCGCCTCGGGCAGCATCGGCGCGCGCAGCAGGCCGCGGTCGGCGAGCAGGCGGGCGGTGTCGTCGATCGACGCGGCGCGGCCGTAATACCAACCCTGCCCCTTCGAGCAGCCGAGCCGGGTGAGTTCGATCGCGGTCGCCTCGTCCTCAACCCCCTCGGCGGTGATCGGCATCGCCAGGCTTTCGCCGAGCCGGACGATCGCGACGACGATCGCCAGCGCGTCGGGGCTGCCGCGCATCGCGGCGATGAAGCTGCGGTCGATCTTGATCCGGTCGAACGGCAGCGCGCGCAGGTGCGACAGCGAGCTGTAGCCGGTGCCGAAATCGTCGAGGCTGAGCGACACCCCCTGATTCTTGAGGCTGGTGACAATCGAGCGGACGAGCGGCAGATTCTCGAACAGCGAGCTTTCGGTGATCTCGACCTCGAGCTGATTGGCCGGGAAGCCCGTTTCGACGAGCAGCTTGGTCAGCTTCTGGCTGAACCAGGGGTCCTTCAGTTGCTGCGGCGAGATGTTGACCGCGAGGACGATCGACGGATCCCAGCCCTTGGCGATCTCCATCGCACGGCCGATGACCTGGAGCGACAGTTCGCCGATCAGGCCGCTGTCCTCCGCAACCGGGATAAAGCGTTCGGGCGGGATCAGGCCATATTCGGGCGATTCCCAGCGCATCAGCATCTCGAAGCCGACGAGCCGGCCGGTCGCGATATCGACCTGCGGTTCGAAATAGGGGATGAATTCGCCGCGCGGCATGCCGTCGCGAATCCCGGTCTCGATCTGGTTGCGGACCTGGACCGCCATTTCCATGCCCTGCTCGAACCAGATGTGGCGGTTCCGCCCTTCGTCCTTGCCGTGATACATGGCGATGTCGGCTTGGCGGACCATTGTTTCCATCGTCATGCTGGCATCGGTGGCGAGCGCGATGCCGAGTGATGCGCCGACGCGGATCTGCTGCGAATCATGCGCGACATTATCCTCAAGCGCGGCGACCAATGCCGCGGCGAGCGCGTCGATGCTGGCGCGCGCGGCGGGTTCGAACGACAGCATCGCGACGAACTCATCGCCGCCGAGTCGTGCCTTGGCGGCAGTCGGCGGCAGCACGCTGCTGATGCGCTCGGCCGCGACCTGCAGCACGCGGTCGCCGGCCGCGTGGCCGTGGATGTCGTTGACCGTCTTGAAATGATCGAGGTCGAGCAGGAACAAGGCGACGTGGCGCCCGTTCGATGTCGCGTCGGTGATCAACCGCTGGCCCTGGACGAGCAGCGCGCGGCGATTGAGGAAGCCGGTGAGCGGGTCGGTGTCGGCGAGGTAGCGCGCGCGCTGTTCCGCCTCGGTTCGCTCGCGGATTTCGCGGTTCAGATCCTCATAGCGCCGCCAGCCGAAGAGAAGGAGCGCGACATTCAGGATCAGCGCGATCGCCAACACCTTGTCGGGGCCGCCACCGATGCCGACGAGCGTCTGCACGATCGACTGCATCACGCTGCCGCCGGTGCCGACGAACAGCAATATGCCGGCGACGACGATGCCGCCGGCGACGACGTCGCGGCGCGCATCCTCGCTTCGGTCGCGAGACTTCGGCCATAATGTCATAGATTCATTCCCCACCATGTCCTGCATATTGGCTGCGAGCGGTGAAATTTGCGTTAAGTGCAGACGGGGCCGGCCTTGCCTTTCTCCCCGCTTTTGCGTAAAAGCGCCGCGTTCGGGCGCATCTTGCACCCGGGCAGATACGACATCCGCGACGGAAAACCTGTCCACGGATACCGCTGGTTGGCGAGGTTTCGCTCACCGGCGTGTTTTGCGTTGCGGTCGTCAGAAGGTTGAAAAAGCGCATGTTCGACAGTCTGAGCAATCGGCTTGGCGATGTTTTCGGAAAGCTCCGCGGCCGCGGCGCGCTGACCGAGGCCGACGTGCGCGCGGCGATGCGCGAAGTGCGAATCGCCCTGCTCGAGGCCGACGTCGCGCTGCCCGTGGTGCGCAGCTTCGTCGATCAGGTCACCGAACTCGCGATCGGCCAGAATGTCCTGCGTTCGGTCACGCCGGGGCAGCAGGTCGTCAAGATCGTCAGCGACGCGCTGACCGAGATGCTCGGGTCGGAGACCGCCGAACTCGAACTCGCCGTCACCCCGCCCGCCGTCATCATGATGGTCGGCCTGCAAGGGTCGGGTAAGACCACCACGACCGCGAAGATCGCCAAGCGCCTCAAGGACAAGGAGCGCAAGAAGGTGCTGATGGCGTCGCTCGACGTCAATCGCCCCGCCGCGCAGGAACAGCTCGCCGTGCTCGGCAGCCAGATCGACGTCGCGACCCTGCCGATCGTCGCGGGCCAGCAGCCGGTCGAGATCGCGCAGCGCGCGCTGCAGGCGGCGAAGCTGCAAGGCTTCGACGTCCTCATGCTCGACACCGCGGGCCGCCTCCACGTCGACCAGCAACTGATGGACGAGATGCAGGCGGTGTCGCGTACGACGAACCCGGCCGAGACGCTGCTCGTCGTCGACAGCCTGACCGGGCAGGATGCGGTGCAGGTCGCGCAGCGCTTCACCGACCAGGTGCCGCTGACCGGCGTCGTGCTGACCCGCATGGATGGCGATGCGCGCGGCGGTGCCGCGCTGTCGATGCGTGCGGTCACCGGCAAGCCGATCAAGTTCGCGGGCACCGGTGAAAAGCTCGACGGGCTCGAACTCTTCCAGCCCTCGCGCATCGCGGGCCGCATCCTCGGCATGGGCGATGTCGTCAGCCTCGTCGAACGCGCCGCCGAGACGATCCAGGCCGAAGAGGCCGAGGCGATGGCGGCGAAGATGGCGAAGGGCCAGTTCGACCTCGACGATCTTCGCACGCAATTGAACCAGATGCGCCGCATGGGCGGCCTCGGCGCGCTCGCGGGAATGATCCCCGGCCTCAAGAAAGCGCAGGCGGCGATGGCCGACAGCGGCGCCGACGACAAGATGCTGATCCACTTCGACGCGATCATGGGCTCGATGACCCCCAAGGAGCGCGCGAAGCCCGAAATTCTGACCGCCAAGCGCAAGATCCGCATCGCCAACGGCTCGGGGACGACGGTGCAGCAGGTCAACCGGGTGCTTAAGATGCACCAGGAAATGTCGACCGCGATGAAGCGTATCCGCAAGATGGGCGGCCTCAAGGGGCTCGGCGCGCTGTTCGGCAAGGGCGGCGGCATTCCCGGTATGGGCGGGGGCGGAGGAATGGGCGGCGGAGGCGGCGGTCTCGGCGGGCTGCCCGGCCTCGGCGGCGGGGCGATCCCGCCCGAACTCGCCAATTTGATGAACAAGAAGAAATGACGGTCCCGACAGGCCGTCATCCCCGCGAAAGCGGGGATCCAGAGTTTACGAAAACCCAAGTTTGAATTGAATTAGAAAGAAGGACTACATCATGGCTACCTCCATTCGCCTTTCGCGCGGCGGCTCCAAGAAGCGCCCCTATTACAAGATCGTCGTCGCCGATTCGCGCAGCCCGCGCGACGGCCGCTTCATCGAGCGTATCGGCAGCTACAACCCGCTGCTCGGCAAGGATAATCCCGAGCGCGTCAAGCTCGACGCCGAGCGTGCCGCGCACTGGCTGAGCGTCGGCGCCCAGCCGAGCGACCGCGTCGCCCGTTTCCTCGACGCCGCCGGCATCAAGGAACGCGCCGCGCGCAACAACCCCAACAAGGGTGTTCCGGGCGAGAAGGCCAAGGAACGCGCCGAGGAAAAGGCCCAGAAGCTGGCCGACGCTGAAGAGGCGGCGAAGGAAGCCGCTGCGGCTCCGGCCCCGGAACCCGAGGTTGAAGAAGCGGCCGCTCCCGAAGCCGCCGAATCGGATGCGACCGGTTCGGTGAAGAGCGAAGAGACCGCCGAAGCGGTGGCCGAAGCCGTCGCTGACGAAGTCCCGGCCGACGCGACCGCCGAAGACGCGACCGCGATCGCCGAGGAAGTCGCCGAAGGCGGCCCGGTTGCCGAAGAAACCCCGGCCGAAGAAGCTGCGACCGAAGCCGCCGCTGAAGAAGCCGGCGAAGAAAAGGCCGAAGGCTAAGCCTTGGCGAACGCCGACCGCCCCGTCACCCTCGCCGCCATTGCCGGCGCGCATGGGGTGCAGGGCGAGGTGCGGCTCAAGCTGTTCGGCGAAGGCGCGGAGGCTCTCCGCGCCTTTTCCGTTTTCGACGCGGGCGGTCGCAAGCTGACTCTGAAATCGGTGCGTCCGGCGAACCAAGGCGCGGTCGCAAGCTTCGCCGAGATCGCCGACCGCAGCGCAGCCGAAGCGCTGCGCGGCACGATCCTGACCGTCCCGCGCTCGGCATTGCCGCCGCTCGGTCCGGGCGAATATTATCATCACGACCTGATCGGCCTGCCGTGCGTATCGACCGGCGGCGCTGCGATCGGCCATGTCGCGGCGGTCGAGAATTTCGGCGCGGGCGACATCCTCGAAATCGAGAAGTCCGACGGCAAGCGCTTCATGGTGCCGATGACCGCGCAGGCGGTCCCCGCGTGGGACGCCGACGGCGTGACGGTGAACGCGGCTTTCATCGAATAAAGCGCCCGCCGTCCCCGGTGCCGGCGAGGGACCACCGGACGGGAACGGCAGACGCGAGCGCGGCTCAGCGGTGACGGGCCGCGCGAACCGGAGCACTCTGCCCCGCAACGTGGCGGGCGGGCGCCACGAAATAGACGTCCTCGCCCGATGCATGGCTGGGGGCGACCGTTTCGACGAACCGGCAGGCCGCGCGGCGCAGCCATCGGAACCCGCGGTCGAGATCCGCGCTCAGGCGTTCGTGACCGTGCGTCCAGCCGCGCATGAAATGCTCTTCCATCATCGCTTGTCTCCTTTCGTCCGCGATGGTCCGCAGATGCGCTCGGGCGGCCCGCAAAGCCAACAAAACTATTGCGGCATGATATAAGCACAACTTATATGAGATATGTCCAAGCTCCCGCCTCTTGCCGCCGTTCGCGCCTTCGAAGCCGCCGCCAGGCTCGAGAATTTCTCGCGCGCCGCCGATGAGTTGGGCATGACGCAAGCAGCCGTAAGCTATCAAATACGGCAGTTGGAGGAGCGGTTGGGTCGCGCGCTGTTCGTGCGGGCGAAGGGACGGGTGCGATTGTCCGACACCGGGCGACGCCTGCTTCCAGCAATAAGCACAGCTTTCGCTACGATGAACGATGCCTTCGCCGCGCTCAGCAGCGATGACGCCGATATATTGACGATCAGCGCCGCGATCACCTTCGGCGGTACCTGGCTCAGCGCACGCATCGGACGCTTTCAGCTTCGTCATCCCGACATCGCGGTGCGCCTCCTGATGTCGAACGAACTCGTCGATTTCGATGCGACCAATGTCGACGTCGCGATCCGCACCGGCGGCGGGGATTGGCCGGGGCTGCGCAGCGACTTTCTGTTCGGCAGTCACGTCACGCCGATCTGCTCGCCCGCCTTTCGCGATGCGAACGCGATCGTGGCGCCCACCGATCTGCTCCGCGCTCCGCGCCTCGCGCCGAACGATCCCTGGTGGGCGGGTTGGTTCGCTGCGGCCGGCATCGGTACCCCGCCGCCGCCTTCGCGCCGCGGGATCGAACTCGACAGCCAGCTTCAGGAAGCGATCGCGGCGCAGGGCGGTTTCGGCGTCGCACTGATGACCCCGCTCTTCTGGCGCGCCGAACTCGACAGCGGGCGGCTCGTGCGCCCGTTCGAGACGCTCTATTGTCCCGGCACCGCCAATTTCCTCGTCCATCCCGAAGGCCGCGTCGGTGTCCGCAAGATCGAGCGGTTCCGCGAATGGCTTCACGAGGAACTGGCGATGGATCGCGATCTGGTTCCGGCGCCGCTGTGGCAGGCGATGGATTGATTCGGAGCGATCTCGTATATACATAATGTATATACGGAGCCTGCCATGACCAAGGAATATCGCGCCAAAGTGTTCAAATCGGGCAATTCGCTCGCGCTGCGCCTGCCCAAGGCGCTGGGGATCGAGGAAGGAACCGAGATGATCGTCCGCGAGGAACGCGGCGAATTCCGCTTCGAGCCCGCCGACAAGCCCAAGGCGAAGATCGACGTCAGCGGTTTTTGGGGCAAGGCGCCTTGGCTCAAGGTTCCGGAGCGTCGTGATTTCGAGGAGCGTCAGCTCGATTGGGAAGGCAAAAAACTGAAACCCGATGAGTGAATTTCGCTTTCTGCTCGACAGCAATATCTGCATCTACTTGCTAACTGCCGCTTCACCAAAACTTCTCGATAAGGTAAGCCAGCAGGATGCGGGTACGCTTTGCTGCTCGGCGATCAATCTGGCTGAAATCGCGGTGGGTTATGGCGCCAGCGCGCTCGACGCCTCCGACCTGGGCATCTTTCTGGAAAATGTTCCGGCCGTTCCATTCGACGAGGCTGCGGCAAGGATATACGGCACCTTGCCGCATAAGCGGGCGGTCTTCGACCGGCTGATCGCGGCCCACGCCCTGTCACTCGGCCTGACCCTCGTAACCAACAACGAAGCCGACTTCGCCGATGTCCCGGGGCTGAAAGTCGAGAATTGGACGCTGCCTTGACCTTCACCGCCGTCCCGCTGACCCTTTACCCCGACATGTTCCCCGGCCCGCTGGGGCACAGCATGGCGGGGCGCGCGCTCGAAGCCGGGGTCTGGGCGTGCGATCCGGTGCAGATCCGCGATTTCGCGACCGACAAGCATCGAACCGTGGACGATACGCCCGCGGGCGGCGGGGCGGGGATGGTGCTCAAGGCCGATGTCCTCGGCGCCGTGATCGACCATGCGATGGCCGCGCATCCGGGGTTGCCGGTGCTGGCGATGACGCCGCGCGGG
Proteins encoded in this window:
- a CDS encoding spermidine synthase; the protein is MIDRLSATPRRWLFVLTIFVGSFLLFQVQPMVARMVLPKLGGAPAVWNSAMLVYQALLLGGYAYAHWLTRFEVRRQATIHVALFLVAALWLPIGIANIAPPAPGQEALWVPLLLLASIGPVFFVVSAQAPLMQRWFAADARAGDPYYLYAASNLGSFAGLISYPALVEPAMPLAAQSWGWSAGYGVLVLLVAASAAARWHAHAVQADVADGSEPPPSLRRRLHWLLLAAVPSGLMLSTTTHLTTDIVAMPLLWVLPLGLYLLSFVIAFSTAERLTQIFTTIAPAVLLAIGGLALLSTGGGTMLVALAALAMLFIVAVALHGYLYHLRPAAEHLTLFYLIMSAGGVLGGLFAALIAPLIFDWVYEHPLLVLAAAMLLPLPALFPWDAWPKLSPGRARAIAALLVAFAIFACWKMTGEWAGRFEGAVAVWGAAIFAAGLLVIGWRWAFVSILALLMIGVGGWSTLQESVTGMRVRSYFGVYTVTDDPYRHQRRLAHGTTLHGLQRTDAPHQFEPTTYYGHQSGVGLTLDKAEALAGPRAAVGLVGLGAGTLSCYRRPGQRWTIFEIDPAMARIARDPSKFTFISRCAPDVPIVIGDARLRIAQQPAAQFDILIIDAFSSDAIPLHLLTAEAIGIYARALKPDGILLIHISNRFFDLEPVLAAEAKARGWSAAIRIDPSPDEGAADEDFSNLTGSNWVALTATPQRLGQLTDGLEPRTEAAKDGIWVPLESRPHFERWTDDYASTLPVLFWGHLIGQRE
- a CDS encoding gamma carbonic anhydrase family protein, which translates into the protein MTYTDVSIITVNGKTPQIDPSAFIAPGCRIIGDVTIGPDVSIWYNCVLRADVSRIVVGARSNIQDGSVVHCDGPMPHRPDGFPTIIGEDVLIGHMAMVHGCTLADRAFVGLKATVMNGCRIGSDAMLAAGALLTENKDIPARELWAGAPARRVRDIDDAQAAGMQVGVQHYVLNGRMHKAAVEG
- a CDS encoding inner membrane-spanning protein YciB; the protein is MSDQLEQLPGGPEAVPAPPPAKHGWLNFAIDFGPLLVFFVTYKFTSGGSGAFAATTGAIKGTIAFMVAIVAAMIVSKWKLGRISPMLWVSSILVLGFGALTIWFHDERFIVMKPTIIYAAFAALLLGGWALGKPMLKYLLQSALEGVTERGWLLLSRNWGLFFAALGVANHVMYELIQAKQMSFDAWLTIKVWGVTALSFLFTLTQVPVMLKNGLAVPEES
- the ftsY gene encoding signal recognition particle-docking protein FtsY, which codes for MTGQSWSDRLLGGLKRTSERLGENLSGLTGKSRLDDEDLDRIEEALITADLGPVMAARIRDRLAERRDVAANGTEELRGIVAEEIAAVLRPVAEPLDIDAFPRPQVILVIGVNGSGKTTTIAKLAHLFQEQDYGVMLVAGDTFRAAAIGQLKVWAERLGIPIMAGPEGGDSAGIVFDAVKQATATGIDVLIVDTAGRLQNKRELMDELAKIKRVLGRLNPAAPHDVVLVLDATTGQNALSQIDVFREVAGVTGLVMTKLDGTARGGVLVAAAERHGLPIHAIGIGETIDDLRPFDADEIAGIIAGNIR
- a CDS encoding MiaB/RimO family radical SAM methylthiotransferase, which translates into the protein MSLLAADRQEVVNFGCRLNIAEAEAIRAAAREAGARDTIVFNSCAVTDEAVRQARQAVRRALRERPQADVVVTGCAAELEAERFAAMGARVVANDAKGLAESYSQNPTPFPREGGGPSSAGVISNPPEMGPRLRGDTAYYSPALSGPDHARAFLGVQTGCAHSCTFCATVMARGTARSATVNAVLDAARIAWDRGQREIILTGVDLASYGDDSGTTLAALIEALLGLPIERLRLSSLDPNRIDDALFALLTEEKRVMPHVHLSLQAGDDMILTRMKRRHRRADAVRLTERLKTARADIAIGADLIAGFPTEDDQMFAHTMALIDDCDIVFGHIFPYSPRAGTPAARMPQVGRAVARTRAALLREANMRRRHAWLDAQAGRTATMLVERDGLTGHAENFAPLTLTAPAEPGTIARVRLTARDGDRMIAERLDA
- the dapF gene encoding diaminopimelate epimerase, producing MADRFTKMHGLGNDFVVIDAREKAVAMTPARAHAIADRRHGIGCDQLILLEPSEKADVRMRIFNADGGEVEACGNATRCVATLLARPAVIETLGGMLRVTPADGGAEVTLGEPVFDWEAIPLAMPMDTRDMPVAWDELERGAAVNVGNPHIIFFVPEADAVPLAELGPRIETDPLFPERVNVNVASLDGENQLQLRVWERGVGLTQACGTGACATAVAAIRAGLVASPVTVSLPGGDLIIRWAPGEPIVMSGAATRVFDGETDWARFG